The following are encoded together in the Drosophila biarmipes strain raj3 chromosome 3L, RU_DBia_V1.1, whole genome shotgun sequence genome:
- the LOC108028502 gene encoding protein SCAI isoform X3 codes for MVKMESTEEQDRKLVLEFCHLLEKSKQLFNGLRDLPQYGHRQWQAYFGRTFDVYTKLWKFQQQHRMVLDSKYGLKRWQIGEIASKIGQLYYHYYLRTSETNYLNEAYQFYAAIRGRAYYSRAAKEDRPDLMVKKLRYYARFIVVCLLLKKMKLVRELVTELEKQIQEYTNTYEPEDHLEWSLVLEEIKGFIKAEAAVAVLHADSNPIILSHRLSPLTTPPCERSPHMTLSLQEILIVGSACEQAKFSELTMDMFRMLQTLEREPTESTTNPLSMAHGLHGHDASPAASRIPPYGVPGSKGYMENGRAFRDNPHKYLLYKPSISQLLVFLASGSKELPLGGALLLYMSADGCFSTTKHPEDFGYELGGLATSVKRDSVDGGGLSCRGKSYKENHCLYPGDLYPFTRRPMFVVIDSDNSFVFQHIPRYFGQPLVVLMSPQDVPPAFQADVQHHGSLFTLFLHSPLTALCYICNVGDVPIHHWERCQTYVDRFITEASRLVTRCRIDEIEQGIGFIDSSYVQFFGDDFLRTLILRFVFCDVVLRLHRGFRGRHMRPRCEPQLPANELLEHPSLSHIIFQLASALDVRGHFSEGPECD; via the exons ATGGTGAAAATGGAATCCACGGAAGAACAGGATCGAAAGCTCGTTTTGGAGTTCTGCCACCTGCTAGAGAAGTCCAAGCAGCTCTTCAACGGGCTCCG GGATCTGCCTCAGTACGGCCATCGGCAGTGGCAAGCGTACTTCGGCCGCACCTTCGATGTTTACACAAAGTTGTGGAAgttccagcagcaacatcgcatGGTACTGGACTCAAAGTACGGCCTGAAACGCTGGCAGATCGGAGAAATAGCTAGCAAAATTGGCCAGCTCTATTATCACTATTA CTTAAGAACCAGCGAAACCAACTACCTGAACGAGGCGTATCAGTTCTATGCGGCCATCAGGGGCCGGGCCTACTACTCGCGGGCGGCCAAGGAGGACCGGCCGGACCTGATGGTGAAAAAGCTGCGATACTACGCCCGCTTCATCGTCGTGTGCCTGCTGCTCAAGAAGATGAAGCTGGTGCGCGAGCTGGTCACCGagctggaaaaacaaataCAGGAGTACACCAACAC CTACGAGCCGGAGGACCATCTGGAGTGGTCGCTGGTGCTGGAGGAGATCAAGGGCTTCATCAAggcggaggcggcggtggCCGTCCTGCACGCCGACTCCAATCCCATCATCCTGTCGCACAG GTTGTCGCCGCTGACGACGCCGCCCTGCGAGCGATCGCCGCACATGACGCTCAGCCTGCAGGAGATCCTGATCGTGGGCTCCGCCTGCGAGCAGGCCAAGTTCTCGGAACTGACCATGGACATGTTCCGGATGCTGCAGACGCTGGAGCGCGAGCCCACGGAGTCCACCACGAATCCGCTGAGCATGGCCCACGGACTCCATGGGCACGATGCGAGTCCGGCGGCCAGCCGGATACCGCCGTACGGAGTGCCGGGCTCCAAGGGCTACATGGAGAACGGACGGGCCTTTCGAGACAATCCCCACAAGTATTTACTGTACAAACCTTCGATTAGCCAGCTGCTGGTATTCCTCGCCAGCGGCTCCAAGGAACTGCCGCTGGGCGGTGCCCTGCTCCTCTATATGTCCGCCGACGGCTGCTTCTCCACCACCAAACATCCCGAGGATT TTGGCTACGAGCTGGGCGGCCTGGCCACCAGCGTGAAGCGGGACAGCGTGGACGGCGGCGGTCTGTCGTGCCGGGGCAAGTCTTACAAGGAGAACCACTGCCTATACCCGGGTGATCTGTATCCCTTCACACGACGGCCCATGTTCGTCGTGATCGACTCGGACAACTCGTTCGTCTTTCAGCACATACCGCGCTACTTTGGCCAGCCGCTGGTGGTGCTCATGTCGCCGCAGGACGTGCCGCCCGCATTCCAGG CTGATGTCCAGCACCACGGCTCGCTGTTTACATTGTTCCTGCACTCCCCGCTCACCGCCCTCTGCTACATCTGCAACGTCGGAGACGTGCCCATCCACCACTGGGAACGCTGCCAGACCTACGTGGACCGCTTCATCACGGAGGCCTCGCGCCTGGTCACGCGGTGTCGCATCGACGAGATCGAACAGGGCATAGGATTTATAG ACTCCTCCTATGTGCAGTTCTTCGGCGACGACTTCCTGCGCACCCTGATCCTCCGCTTCGTCTTCTGTGATGTGGTGCTGCGTCTGCACCGCGGCTTCCGGGGGCGGCACATGAGGCCGCGGTGCGAGCCCCAGCTGCCGGCCAACGAGCTGCTGGAGCACCCCTCGCTGTCGCACATCATCTTTCAGCTGGCCTCGGCCCTGGACGTGCGGGGCCACTTCTCGGAGGGGCCGGAGTGCGACTGA
- the LOC108028502 gene encoding protein SCAI isoform X1 codes for MVKMESTEEQDRKLVLEFCHLLEKSKQLFNGLRDLPQYGHRQWQAYFGRTFDVYTKLWKFQQQHRMVLDSKYGLKRWQIGEIASKIGQLYYHYYLRTSETNYLNEAYQFYAAIRGRAYYSRAAKEDRPDLMVKKLRYYARFIVVCLLLKKMKLVRELVTELEKQIQEYTNTYEPEDHLEWSLVLEEIKGFIKAEAAVAVLHADSNPIILSHSGSGSRLSPLTTPPCERSPHMTLSLQEILIVGSACEQAKFSELTMDMFRMLQTLEREPTESTTNPLSMAHGLHGHDASPAASRIPPYGVPGSKGYMENGRAFRDNPHKYLLYKPSISQLLVFLASGSKELPLGGALLLYMSADGCFSTTKHPEDFGYELGGLATSVKRDSVDGGGLSCRGKSYKENHCLYPGDLYPFTRRPMFVVIDSDNSFVFQHIPRYFGQPLVVLMSPQDVPPAFQADVQHHGSLFTLFLHSPLTALCYICNVGDVPIHHWERCQTYVDRFITEASRLVTRCRIDEIEQGIGFIDSSYVQFFGDDFLRTLILRFVFCDVVLRLHRGFRGRHMRPRCEPQLPANELLEHPSLSHIIFQLASALDVRGHFSEGPECD; via the exons ATGGTGAAAATGGAATCCACGGAAGAACAGGATCGAAAGCTCGTTTTGGAGTTCTGCCACCTGCTAGAGAAGTCCAAGCAGCTCTTCAACGGGCTCCG GGATCTGCCTCAGTACGGCCATCGGCAGTGGCAAGCGTACTTCGGCCGCACCTTCGATGTTTACACAAAGTTGTGGAAgttccagcagcaacatcgcatGGTACTGGACTCAAAGTACGGCCTGAAACGCTGGCAGATCGGAGAAATAGCTAGCAAAATTGGCCAGCTCTATTATCACTATTA CTTAAGAACCAGCGAAACCAACTACCTGAACGAGGCGTATCAGTTCTATGCGGCCATCAGGGGCCGGGCCTACTACTCGCGGGCGGCCAAGGAGGACCGGCCGGACCTGATGGTGAAAAAGCTGCGATACTACGCCCGCTTCATCGTCGTGTGCCTGCTGCTCAAGAAGATGAAGCTGGTGCGCGAGCTGGTCACCGagctggaaaaacaaataCAGGAGTACACCAACAC CTACGAGCCGGAGGACCATCTGGAGTGGTCGCTGGTGCTGGAGGAGATCAAGGGCTTCATCAAggcggaggcggcggtggCCGTCCTGCACGCCGACTCCAATCCCATCATCCTGTCGCACAG TGGTTCCGGTTCTAGGTTGTCGCCGCTGACGACGCCGCCCTGCGAGCGATCGCCGCACATGACGCTCAGCCTGCAGGAGATCCTGATCGTGGGCTCCGCCTGCGAGCAGGCCAAGTTCTCGGAACTGACCATGGACATGTTCCGGATGCTGCAGACGCTGGAGCGCGAGCCCACGGAGTCCACCACGAATCCGCTGAGCATGGCCCACGGACTCCATGGGCACGATGCGAGTCCGGCGGCCAGCCGGATACCGCCGTACGGAGTGCCGGGCTCCAAGGGCTACATGGAGAACGGACGGGCCTTTCGAGACAATCCCCACAAGTATTTACTGTACAAACCTTCGATTAGCCAGCTGCTGGTATTCCTCGCCAGCGGCTCCAAGGAACTGCCGCTGGGCGGTGCCCTGCTCCTCTATATGTCCGCCGACGGCTGCTTCTCCACCACCAAACATCCCGAGGATT TTGGCTACGAGCTGGGCGGCCTGGCCACCAGCGTGAAGCGGGACAGCGTGGACGGCGGCGGTCTGTCGTGCCGGGGCAAGTCTTACAAGGAGAACCACTGCCTATACCCGGGTGATCTGTATCCCTTCACACGACGGCCCATGTTCGTCGTGATCGACTCGGACAACTCGTTCGTCTTTCAGCACATACCGCGCTACTTTGGCCAGCCGCTGGTGGTGCTCATGTCGCCGCAGGACGTGCCGCCCGCATTCCAGG CTGATGTCCAGCACCACGGCTCGCTGTTTACATTGTTCCTGCACTCCCCGCTCACCGCCCTCTGCTACATCTGCAACGTCGGAGACGTGCCCATCCACCACTGGGAACGCTGCCAGACCTACGTGGACCGCTTCATCACGGAGGCCTCGCGCCTGGTCACGCGGTGTCGCATCGACGAGATCGAACAGGGCATAGGATTTATAG ACTCCTCCTATGTGCAGTTCTTCGGCGACGACTTCCTGCGCACCCTGATCCTCCGCTTCGTCTTCTGTGATGTGGTGCTGCGTCTGCACCGCGGCTTCCGGGGGCGGCACATGAGGCCGCGGTGCGAGCCCCAGCTGCCGGCCAACGAGCTGCTGGAGCACCCCTCGCTGTCGCACATCATCTTTCAGCTGGCCTCGGCCCTGGACGTGCGGGGCCACTTCTCGGAGGGGCCGGAGTGCGACTGA
- the LOC108028502 gene encoding protein SCAI isoform X2 — protein sequence MVKMESTEEQDRKLVLEFCHLLEKSKQLFNGLRDLPQYGHRQWQAYFGRTFDVYTKLWKFQQQHRMVLDSKYGLKRWQIGEIASKIGQLYYHYYLRTSETNYLNEAYQFYAAIRGRAYYSRAAKEDRPDLMVKKLRYYARFIVVCLLLKKMKLVRELVTELEKQIQEFPRSYEPEDHLEWSLVLEEIKGFIKAEAAVAVLHADSNPIILSHSGSGSRLSPLTTPPCERSPHMTLSLQEILIVGSACEQAKFSELTMDMFRMLQTLEREPTESTTNPLSMAHGLHGHDASPAASRIPPYGVPGSKGYMENGRAFRDNPHKYLLYKPSISQLLVFLASGSKELPLGGALLLYMSADGCFSTTKHPEDFGYELGGLATSVKRDSVDGGGLSCRGKSYKENHCLYPGDLYPFTRRPMFVVIDSDNSFVFQHIPRYFGQPLVVLMSPQDVPPAFQADVQHHGSLFTLFLHSPLTALCYICNVGDVPIHHWERCQTYVDRFITEASRLVTRCRIDEIEQGIGFIDSSYVQFFGDDFLRTLILRFVFCDVVLRLHRGFRGRHMRPRCEPQLPANELLEHPSLSHIIFQLASALDVRGHFSEGPECD from the exons ATGGTGAAAATGGAATCCACGGAAGAACAGGATCGAAAGCTCGTTTTGGAGTTCTGCCACCTGCTAGAGAAGTCCAAGCAGCTCTTCAACGGGCTCCG GGATCTGCCTCAGTACGGCCATCGGCAGTGGCAAGCGTACTTCGGCCGCACCTTCGATGTTTACACAAAGTTGTGGAAgttccagcagcaacatcgcatGGTACTGGACTCAAAGTACGGCCTGAAACGCTGGCAGATCGGAGAAATAGCTAGCAAAATTGGCCAGCTCTATTATCACTATTA CTTAAGAACCAGCGAAACCAACTACCTGAACGAGGCGTATCAGTTCTATGCGGCCATCAGGGGCCGGGCCTACTACTCGCGGGCGGCCAAGGAGGACCGGCCGGACCTGATGGTGAAAAAGCTGCGATACTACGCCCGCTTCATCGTCGTGTGCCTGCTGCTCAAGAAGATGAAGCTGGTGCGCGAGCTGGTCACCGagctggaaaaacaaataCAGGA ATTTCCCCGCAGCTACGAGCCGGAGGACCATCTGGAGTGGTCGCTGGTGCTGGAGGAGATCAAGGGCTTCATCAAggcggaggcggcggtggCCGTCCTGCACGCCGACTCCAATCCCATCATCCTGTCGCACAG TGGTTCCGGTTCTAGGTTGTCGCCGCTGACGACGCCGCCCTGCGAGCGATCGCCGCACATGACGCTCAGCCTGCAGGAGATCCTGATCGTGGGCTCCGCCTGCGAGCAGGCCAAGTTCTCGGAACTGACCATGGACATGTTCCGGATGCTGCAGACGCTGGAGCGCGAGCCCACGGAGTCCACCACGAATCCGCTGAGCATGGCCCACGGACTCCATGGGCACGATGCGAGTCCGGCGGCCAGCCGGATACCGCCGTACGGAGTGCCGGGCTCCAAGGGCTACATGGAGAACGGACGGGCCTTTCGAGACAATCCCCACAAGTATTTACTGTACAAACCTTCGATTAGCCAGCTGCTGGTATTCCTCGCCAGCGGCTCCAAGGAACTGCCGCTGGGCGGTGCCCTGCTCCTCTATATGTCCGCCGACGGCTGCTTCTCCACCACCAAACATCCCGAGGATT TTGGCTACGAGCTGGGCGGCCTGGCCACCAGCGTGAAGCGGGACAGCGTGGACGGCGGCGGTCTGTCGTGCCGGGGCAAGTCTTACAAGGAGAACCACTGCCTATACCCGGGTGATCTGTATCCCTTCACACGACGGCCCATGTTCGTCGTGATCGACTCGGACAACTCGTTCGTCTTTCAGCACATACCGCGCTACTTTGGCCAGCCGCTGGTGGTGCTCATGTCGCCGCAGGACGTGCCGCCCGCATTCCAGG CTGATGTCCAGCACCACGGCTCGCTGTTTACATTGTTCCTGCACTCCCCGCTCACCGCCCTCTGCTACATCTGCAACGTCGGAGACGTGCCCATCCACCACTGGGAACGCTGCCAGACCTACGTGGACCGCTTCATCACGGAGGCCTCGCGCCTGGTCACGCGGTGTCGCATCGACGAGATCGAACAGGGCATAGGATTTATAG ACTCCTCCTATGTGCAGTTCTTCGGCGACGACTTCCTGCGCACCCTGATCCTCCGCTTCGTCTTCTGTGATGTGGTGCTGCGTCTGCACCGCGGCTTCCGGGGGCGGCACATGAGGCCGCGGTGCGAGCCCCAGCTGCCGGCCAACGAGCTGCTGGAGCACCCCTCGCTGTCGCACATCATCTTTCAGCTGGCCTCGGCCCTGGACGTGCGGGGCCACTTCTCGGAGGGGCCGGAGTGCGACTGA
- the LOC108028504 gene encoding chymotrypsin, whose amino-acid sequence MILQLVLIVQFSLGLGQEIGSLRIMNGTVAKVKQLPYQVGLLCYFEGSMDEPNLCGGTILSSRWIVTAAHCLQDPKSKLSKVLVNVGNLNSYNDKEIVLNRSHTIVHRKFDRKTVTNDIALIRLPKRLTFGRNVQAAKLPSTKKTYEGRRAIISGWGITTKQEPSKVLQYIRVSIISNKECERQWNRQLNGTGRKVVPSSFICIDSTKGLPCRGDSGGPMVLDDGSKTLVGIVSHGFDSECKLRLPDISTRVSSHLKWINYYTGGLKK is encoded by the exons ATGATCCTCCAGCTGGTGCTTATAGTTCAGTTCTCTCTGGGATTAGGCCAGGAGATCGGCTCCCTGCGAATTATGAATGGCACTGTGGCAAAAGTAAAGCAGTTGCCATACCAGGTGGGCCTCCTGTGCTACTTCGAAGGCTCCATGGATGAGCCCAATCTGTGCGGAGGTACTATTCTCAGCAGTCGTTGGATTGTAACCGCTGCCCACTGTCTACAGGATCCCAAGTCTAAGCT CTCAAAAGTGCTAGTCAACGTGGGAAACCTCAATTCTTATAACGATAAGGAAATCGTGCTAAACAGAAGCCACACCATTGTGCACAGGAAATTCGATCGGAAGACCGTGACCAACGATATAGCCCTGATCCGGTTACCCAAGAGGCTCACTTTCGGTAGAAATGTACAAGCCGCGAAGTTGCCCAGCACCAAGAAGACCTATGAGGGTCGTCGCGCCATCATTTCTGGATGGGGCATCACAACCAAGCAGGAGCCCAGCAAGGTGCTCCAGTACATCAGGGTGTCCATCATCTCGAACAAGGAGTGTGAGAGGCAGTGGAACAGGCAGCTGAATGGGACAGGTAGAAAGGTCGTGCCCAGCTCCTTCATATGCATTGATTCCACGAAAGGTCTGCCCTGTCGAGGAGATTCCGGAGGTCCCATGGTGCTAGATGATGGCTCCAAGACTCTGGTGGGGATTGTATCCCACGGGTTCGACAGCGAGTGCAAGCTGAGGCTACCCGATATATCCACTCGGGTTTCGTCCCATCTCAAGTGGATAAACTATTACACTGGGGGTCTTAAAAAGTAG
- the LOC108028503 gene encoding galactose mutarotase, giving the protein MVNVTEDVFATEAVNPITKSKDTIKRFTLTNGNGVSVQVITRGATITSIKTPDASGQIDDVTLGFDDLAGYQSDRNPYFGATIGRVCNRIGNGSFTLDGRLVEVSKNRDNKFQLHGGFVGFDKAHWEVVAVRPDGVTLSHTNPDGHEGYPGKVTVAAGFTLSEDNCLHVDLSAVTDKPTPVNLTNHSYFNLAGHKSGASGLYEHNIEINAYAITETDQSSIPTGKILPVEGTAFDIRAPGNLGERLKNLQPARGFDDNFCVTFDPPQPLAKVARASHPPSGRWLEVVSNQPGVQFYTSNFMPDVERGELAIPGKEGASYAKHGAFCLETQKFPDSVNHSNFPSTILRPGERYHHEVIYKFGVSR; this is encoded by the coding sequence ATGGTCAACGTCACGGAGGACGTGTTCGCCACCGAAGCGGTGAACCCGATCACCAAGTCAAAGGACACCATCAAGCGGTTCACCCTGACGAACGGGAATGGAGTGTCCGTACAGGTGATCACCCGTGGAGCCACCATCACCAGCATAAAGACTCCGGATGCCAGCGGTCAAATAGATGACGTGACCCTGGGATTTGATGACTTGGCGGGCTATCAAAGCGACAGGAATCCCTACTTTGGAGCAACCATTGGACGGGTGTGCAACAGGATTGGCAACGGCAGCTTCACGCTGGATGGAAGGCTCGTGGAGGTGTCCAAGAACCGGGACAACAAGTTCCAGCTCCATGGCGGGTTCGTTGGCTTCGATAAGGCCCACTGGGAAGTGGTGGCAGTGCGTCCAGATGGTGTGACTCTCTCCCACACCAATCCGGACGGTCATGAGGGCTATCCCGGAAAGGTCACAGTCGCTGCGGGATTTACCTTAAGCGAGGATAACTGCCTCCATGTCGATCTGAGTGCAGTGACCGATAAACCCACACCCGTTAATCTCACCAACCACTCGTACTTCAACCTGGCAGGCCACAAAAGCGGAGCCAGTGGTCTCTACGAGCACAACATCGAGATCAATGCTTATGCGATCACCGAAACGGATCAATCCTCTATACCAACGGGAAAGATTCTACCAGTCGAGGGAACAGCTTTTGATATCCGTGCCCCCGGTAATCTTGGTGAACGTCTAAAGAATCTACAACCCGCTCGTGGCTTCGACGACAATTTCTGTGTAACCTTCGACCCACCGCAACCATTGGCCAAGGTGGCCAGAGCCTCCCATCCGCCCTCTGGACGCTGGCTAGAAGTGGTCAGCAATCAGCCCGGAGTGCAGTTCTACACCTCCAACTTTATGCCGGATGTGGAACGCGGTGAATTGGCTATTCCCGGCAAGGAAGGAGCTTCTTATGCCAAGCACGGAGCCTTCTGCCTGGAGACACAAAAGTTTCCCGACTCCGTGAACCACAGTAACTTTCCCTCGACCATTTTGCGGCCGGGAGAAAGGTACCACCATGAAGTTATCTACAAGTTTGGGGTTTCTCGCTGA
- the LOC108028039 gene encoding transmembrane emp24 domain-containing protein B, which yields MQLTWQRDQINLILPIAVICCCLLIDVTTAQEAQQPWYENLPAVAMDYKVHIDAGKEDCYHQYVKAGATFYVSFSVVRGGDGMAGFAVRNPAGEVVKPYQWQATADYTDQVSPGGYYSVCIDNQFSRFASKLVNIYITVVKYDAWDKYAKEIEQLQLNMQNFTNTIGTVERNINEMMGYQAHSRHRESRDYALLLDNNAYIQTFSISQIVVILITCSIQVFFVRKLFEVKSGSKSRI from the exons ATGCAATTGACGTGGCAGAGAGATCAGATAAATCTAATACTTCCCATCGCCGTGATTTGTTGTTGCCTGCTAATCGACGTAACCACCGCTCAAGAGGCCCAACAACCATGGTACGAGAATCTCCCAGCGGTGGCCATGGACTACAAG GTTCACATAGATGCTGGCAAGGAGGACTGCTACCATCAGTACGTTAAGGCAGGAGCCACCTTCTATGTGTCTTTCAGT GTCGTGCGCGGAGGCGATGGCATGGCTGGCTTCGCAGTCCGCAATCCTGCTGGTGAGGTGGTGAAGCCCTACCAATGGCAGGCCACTGCAGACTACACGGACCAGGTCTCGCCAGGCGGCTACTATTCCGTGTGCATCGACAACCAGTTCTCCCGATTTGCCAGCAAGCTGGTCAACATCTACATCACGGTAGTGAAGTACGATGCCTGGGACAAGTACGCCAAGGAGATCGAACAGCTGCAGCTGAACATGCAAAACTTCACA AACACCATTGGCACCGTGGAGCGGAATATAAACGAAATGATGGGCTATCAGGCGCATAGCAGGCATCGCGAATCGCGAGACTATGCGTTGCTATTGGACAACAATGCTTATATTCAAACCTTCTCGATTAGCCAAATCGTGGTCATATTGATCACGTGCTCCATACAG GTTTTCTTTGTGCGCAAACTATTCGAAGTCAAGTCGGGCTCCAAAAGTCGCATTTAA